A single genomic interval of Microbacterium oleivorans harbors:
- the ybeY gene encoding rRNA maturation RNase YbeY, translated as MTIEITNESGVSVDETVLLRLTEHNLAQLNVSPDADLAILLVDEGAMESLHVQWMDEPGPTDVLSFPMDELRPGTEESPTPPGLLGDIVLCPQVAEAQAQAARHTTLDELILLTTHGLLHLLGFDHAEPEDEREMFGLQRELITAFHASERRRA; from the coding sequence ATGACGATCGAGATCACCAACGAATCCGGCGTCTCGGTCGACGAGACCGTGCTTCTCCGCCTGACCGAGCACAACCTCGCGCAGCTGAACGTCAGCCCGGACGCCGACCTGGCGATCCTCCTCGTCGACGAGGGCGCGATGGAGTCGCTGCACGTGCAGTGGATGGACGAGCCCGGGCCGACCGACGTCCTCAGCTTCCCCATGGACGAGCTGCGTCCGGGGACCGAGGAGTCGCCGACGCCGCCGGGGCTGCTCGGCGACATCGTGCTGTGCCCGCAGGTGGCGGAGGCCCAGGCTCAGGCGGCCCGCCACACGACCCTCGACGAGCTCATCCTGCTCACGACGCACGGGCTGCTGCACCTGCTCGGCTTCGACCACGCCGAGCCGGAGGACGAGCGCGAGATGTTCGGTCTGCAGCGCGAGCTGATCACCGCCTTCCACGCCAGCGAGCGCCGCAGAGCGTGA
- a CDS encoding hemolysin family protein has protein sequence MTEILLVLGAVILVALGGLMAALDAALGVTSRADLADWAELGRNGPALRRIADDTTAHGNAVVFIRILAESTAAVVVTAAFTIALENLWWAILAAALLMTAVSFVLVGASPRSVGRQHARGLLIACAPIVRGARIVLGPLAHLLVIVGNRVTPGISRGTSFASEEQLLSMVDEAASRDLIEADDRDLIHSVFDFTDTLVRSVMVPRTDMVTVPQTATTHEALALFLERGVSRVPVTDDDRDDIVGVVYLKDLVQFSFGDAAGWRDVPVGRVARPAVFVPESMRAETLLQQMKRDAVHVCLVVDEYGGVAGLITLEDLIEELVGEIADEYDRGAAEVVEIEPGRFRVSARLGLDEVGELFGIELDDDDVDSIGGLLGKRLGRVPMPGATVDAGGLRITGGVSRGRGRGLATVFVERAPVVVDDDSARPRTGEIRLARKGEDR, from the coding sequence GTGACCGAGATCCTCCTCGTCCTCGGCGCGGTCATCCTCGTCGCGCTCGGGGGGCTCATGGCCGCCCTCGACGCCGCCCTCGGCGTCACGTCGCGGGCGGACCTGGCCGACTGGGCCGAGTTGGGCCGAAACGGACCGGCCCTGCGCCGCATCGCCGACGACACGACGGCTCACGGCAACGCGGTGGTGTTCATCCGCATCCTCGCCGAGTCCACGGCGGCCGTCGTCGTCACCGCCGCCTTCACGATCGCGCTCGAGAACCTGTGGTGGGCGATCCTGGCAGCGGCGCTGCTGATGACGGCGGTGTCGTTCGTGCTCGTCGGCGCGAGCCCGCGATCCGTCGGACGCCAGCACGCGCGTGGCCTTCTGATCGCGTGCGCGCCGATCGTCCGCGGCGCGCGCATCGTCCTGGGTCCGTTGGCGCACCTGCTCGTGATCGTCGGCAACAGGGTCACGCCGGGGATCTCGCGCGGAACCTCGTTCGCCTCCGAGGAGCAGCTGCTCAGCATGGTCGACGAGGCCGCCTCGCGCGACCTGATCGAAGCGGACGACCGCGACCTCATCCACTCGGTCTTCGACTTCACCGACACCCTCGTGCGCTCGGTCATGGTTCCGCGCACCGACATGGTGACGGTGCCCCAGACGGCCACGACGCACGAGGCGCTCGCACTGTTCCTCGAGCGGGGGGTATCGCGGGTTCCCGTCACAGACGACGACCGCGACGACATCGTCGGCGTCGTGTACCTGAAGGACCTCGTCCAGTTCTCGTTCGGCGACGCCGCGGGGTGGCGCGACGTGCCGGTCGGCCGGGTGGCACGTCCCGCCGTCTTCGTTCCGGAGTCGATGCGCGCCGAGACCCTTCTGCAGCAGATGAAACGCGATGCCGTGCACGTCTGTCTCGTCGTCGACGAGTACGGTGGCGTGGCCGGCCTCATCACCCTCGAGGACCTCATCGAGGAGCTCGTGGGCGAGATCGCCGACGAGTACGACCGTGGTGCGGCGGAGGTCGTCGAGATCGAGCCGGGGCGGTTCCGCGTCAGCGCGCGCCTGGGCCTGGACGAGGTGGGCGAACTGTTCGGCATCGAGCTCGACGACGACGACGTCGACTCGATCGGCGGCCTTCTCGGCAAACGTCTCGGGAGGGTTCCGATGCCGGGCGCCACCGTGGACGCCGGGGGCCTGAGGATCACCGGCGGTGTGTCTCGGGGCCGAGGACGGGGCCTGGCGACGGTGTTCGTCGAACGCGCCCCGGTCGTCGTCGACGACGATTCCGCACGTCCGCGCACAGGCGAGATCCGATTGGCACGAAAAGGAGAGGACCGATGA
- the era gene encoding GTPase Era, giving the protein MTSGATRSGFATFVGRPNVGKSTLTNALVGEKVAITSDKPQTTRRAIRGILNRPAGQLVIVDTPGIHKPRTLLGQRLNDLVEQVLGDVDVIGFLVPATDKVGPGDRRIAASLDGYPRAKKVAIVTKTDLAGRDEIMERLMEVDSLREDWAAVIPLSAVTDEQLDVLTDELLSLMPEGPALYPDDVVTDESTADRIAEIIREAALEGVRDELPHSIAVTVEDVAAREDSDLTDVFANIVVERDSQKAIIIGRKGSRLADVGARARAQIEPLVGSRVFLSLRVRVAKEWQRDPKQLGRLGF; this is encoded by the coding sequence ATGACCTCAGGAGCGACACGTTCCGGATTCGCGACGTTCGTGGGGCGACCGAACGTCGGCAAGTCCACGCTGACGAACGCGCTGGTCGGTGAGAAGGTCGCGATCACGAGCGACAAGCCCCAGACGACACGACGGGCCATCCGCGGCATCTTGAATCGACCCGCCGGTCAGCTGGTGATCGTCGACACCCCCGGCATCCACAAGCCCCGGACGCTGCTCGGCCAGCGCCTCAACGATCTCGTCGAGCAGGTTCTCGGCGATGTGGACGTCATCGGCTTCCTCGTCCCCGCCACCGACAAGGTGGGCCCGGGCGACAGGCGCATCGCGGCCTCTCTCGACGGGTACCCGCGAGCGAAGAAGGTCGCGATCGTGACGAAGACGGACCTGGCCGGACGCGACGAGATCATGGAACGGCTGATGGAGGTCGACAGTCTCCGCGAGGACTGGGCCGCCGTCATCCCCTTGTCCGCGGTCACCGACGAGCAGCTCGACGTGCTCACCGACGAGCTCCTGTCTCTCATGCCCGAGGGGCCGGCGCTGTATCCCGACGACGTCGTGACCGACGAGTCCACCGCCGACCGCATCGCGGAGATCATCCGCGAGGCCGCTCTCGAGGGCGTCCGCGACGAGCTGCCGCACTCGATCGCCGTCACGGTCGAGGACGTCGCGGCGCGCGAGGACTCCGACCTGACCGATGTCTTCGCCAACATCGTCGTCGAGCGCGACAGCCAGAAGGCCATCATCATCGGACGCAAGGGATCGCGGCTCGCCGACGTCGGAGCGCGCGCTCGCGCGCAGATCGAGCCGCTCGTGGGCAGCCGGGTCTTCCTGTCGCTGCGCGTGCGCGTCGCGAAGGAGTGGCAGCGCGACCCCAAGCAGCTGGGCCGTCTGGGGTTCTAG
- the leuA gene encoding 2-isopropylmalate synthase: MENNQKPSAMPTHKYRPFHEQIRVDLPDRTWPSRRIETAPRWCAVDLRDGNQALIDPMSPERKRVMFELLVKMGYKEIEVGFPSASQTDFDFVRQLIDDGLIPDDVTIQVLTQAREHLIKRTYEAIAGAKQAIVHLYNSTSVLQREVVFRTDRQGIIDIALDGARLCRQYEKTIPETAVYYEYSPESYTGTELEFAVDVCNQVIEVFEPTPERKVIINLPATVEMATPNVYADSIEWMSRHLAHRENVILSLHPHNDRGTAVAAAELGYMAGADRIEGCLFGNGERTGNVDLVALGINLFTQGIDPEIDFSDVDGIKRTVEYCNQLPVPERSPWAGDLVFTAFSGSHQDAIKKGFEAMAARAAAEGVSVDDIEWAVPYLPVDPKDLGRSYEAVIRVNSQSGKGGVAYLLKTDHALDLPRKLQIEFSGVVQEKTDAVGGEVTSDQIWSIFVDEYLPAPAADDKWGRFELLGTRTQSDMSGDVRLDVTLRDGDERDDVSGTGNGPIAAFLAVLRERGFDIALYDYVEHTLSSGGDAQAAAYVELQVDDQRLWGVGIDGDISTASLKAVVSCVNRAIRTRERAGELTAV, from the coding sequence ATGGAGAACAACCAGAAGCCGTCGGCGATGCCGACGCACAAGTACCGGCCGTTCCACGAGCAGATCCGGGTCGACCTTCCCGACCGCACCTGGCCCTCACGCCGCATCGAGACCGCGCCCCGCTGGTGCGCCGTCGATCTGCGGGACGGCAATCAGGCGCTGATCGACCCGATGAGCCCGGAGCGCAAGCGCGTGATGTTCGAGCTGCTCGTGAAGATGGGTTACAAGGAGATCGAGGTCGGCTTCCCGAGTGCGAGCCAGACCGACTTCGACTTCGTCCGCCAGCTCATCGACGACGGCCTCATCCCCGACGACGTCACCATCCAGGTGCTGACCCAGGCGCGCGAGCACCTCATCAAGCGCACCTACGAGGCGATCGCCGGCGCGAAGCAGGCCATCGTGCACCTCTACAACTCCACGAGCGTGCTCCAGCGCGAGGTCGTCTTCCGCACCGACCGCCAGGGCATCATCGACATCGCGCTCGACGGCGCCCGGCTCTGCCGGCAGTACGAGAAGACGATCCCCGAGACAGCCGTCTACTACGAGTACTCGCCCGAGAGCTACACGGGCACCGAGCTCGAGTTCGCCGTGGACGTCTGCAACCAGGTCATCGAGGTGTTCGAGCCGACCCCCGAGCGCAAGGTCATCATCAACCTGCCTGCGACGGTCGAGATGGCGACCCCCAACGTCTACGCCGACTCGATCGAGTGGATGAGCAGGCACCTCGCGCACCGCGAGAACGTCATCCTGTCGCTTCACCCGCACAACGACCGCGGCACCGCCGTCGCCGCCGCGGAGCTCGGCTACATGGCCGGTGCCGACCGCATCGAGGGGTGCCTGTTCGGGAACGGCGAACGGACCGGCAACGTCGACCTCGTCGCTCTGGGGATCAACCTGTTCACTCAGGGGATCGATCCCGAGATCGACTTCAGCGACGTCGACGGCATCAAGCGCACCGTCGAGTACTGCAACCAGTTGCCGGTGCCCGAGCGCAGCCCGTGGGCCGGTGACCTCGTGTTCACCGCGTTCAGCGGATCGCACCAGGACGCCATCAAGAAGGGCTTCGAGGCCATGGCCGCGCGCGCCGCCGCCGAGGGCGTGTCGGTGGACGACATCGAGTGGGCGGTGCCCTACCTGCCCGTCGACCCCAAGGATCTCGGACGCTCGTACGAGGCGGTCATCCGCGTCAACTCGCAGTCGGGCAAGGGCGGAGTCGCATACCTGCTCAAGACCGATCACGCGTTGGATCTGCCCCGCAAGCTGCAGATCGAATTCTCCGGGGTCGTCCAGGAGAAGACGGACGCCGTCGGCGGCGAGGTCACGAGCGATCAGATCTGGTCGATCTTCGTCGACGAGTACCTTCCCGCCCCCGCGGCCGATGACAAGTGGGGCCGCTTCGAGCTGCTGGGAACCCGCACGCAGAGCGACATGTCGGGTGATGTCCGCCTCGACGTCACGCTGCGCGACGGCGACGAGCGCGACGATGTGTCGGGCACGGGGAACGGTCCGATCGCGGCGTTCCTGGCGGTTCTCCGCGAGCGCGGATTCGACATCGCGCTCTACGACTACGTCGAGCACACGCTGAGCAGCGGCGGTGACGCGCAGGCGGCCGCGTACGTCGAGCTGCAGGTGGACGATCAGCGCCTGTGGGGTGTGGGCATCGACGGAGACATCTCCACAGCGAGCCTGAAGGCCGTCGTCTCGTGCGTGAACCGGGCGATCCGCACCCGCGAACGCGCGGGCGAGCTCACCGCCGTGTGA
- a CDS encoding exonuclease domain-containing protein codes for MELWPRAAPEWTRTIGVFDLETTGVDVVSDRIVTAHVGLLDESGRPVRSASWIADPGIDIPAGATAVHGITTEHAQREGRPATEVVAEVVAALAALFDAGIPVVAYNAPFDFSMLKHEALRHGVEPILVPRPVIDPLVIDRRYDRYRRGKRTLSVVAAHYAVDHAAAHEAAADAIAAGRVAQTLAARYADGMPLTAAELHTRQIGWARAQADSLSEYFVSIGRLDADVDGSWPIR; via the coding sequence CTGGAGCTCTGGCCACGCGCCGCGCCGGAGTGGACTCGTACGATCGGCGTCTTCGATCTCGAGACCACCGGCGTCGACGTCGTCTCCGACCGGATCGTGACGGCGCACGTCGGTCTTCTCGACGAGTCCGGGCGTCCCGTGCGCTCCGCCAGCTGGATCGCCGACCCCGGCATCGACATCCCCGCCGGGGCGACCGCCGTGCACGGCATCACCACCGAACACGCGCAGCGCGAGGGCCGGCCCGCGACCGAGGTCGTCGCCGAGGTCGTCGCAGCACTCGCGGCGCTCTTCGACGCCGGCATCCCCGTCGTCGCCTACAACGCACCGTTCGACTTCTCCATGCTCAAGCACGAGGCCCTCCGCCACGGTGTCGAGCCGATCCTCGTCCCGAGGCCCGTGATCGACCCGCTCGTCATCGACCGACGCTACGACCGGTATCGCCGCGGCAAGCGCACGCTCTCGGTCGTCGCCGCGCACTACGCGGTCGACCACGCGGCGGCGCATGAGGCCGCTGCCGACGCCATCGCCGCGGGTCGTGTCGCGCAGACGCTCGCGGCGCGCTACGCCGACGGGATGCCGCTCACGGCAGCCGAGCTGCACACCCGTCAGATCGGCTGGGCACGGGCGCAGGCCGACAGCCTCAGCGAGTACTTCGTGAGCATCGGGCGCCTCGACGCCGATGTCGACGGGTCGTGGCCGATCCGCTGA
- a CDS encoding alpha/beta fold hydrolase — MTSASSPYADLLSRIPVRRREAGVLGGTTAYWVYGEDDAAHTVLAVHGFRGEHHGLEPVVAHLPGVRVVMPDLPGFGETPPLPGRRHDLAAYADWLIAFAAAAAPGAVVIGHSFGSIVASAAVAGGLATPRLILINPIGAPALEGPRGVFTRLAIWYYDLGARLPRRLGEALLRNRVIVRVMSLAMVKTRDAPLRRFVHAQHDAYFSSFADRDVLRDAFVTSVSNDVRAFAPRIAQPTLLIAAVQDDITPIEAERRLVELFADAELVEIDGVGHLIHYEKPLEAASAIRGSLGPSAAGTR, encoded by the coding sequence GTGACCTCCGCCTCGTCGCCGTACGCCGACCTCCTCTCGCGCATCCCGGTACGCCGACGCGAGGCCGGCGTGCTCGGCGGCACGACGGCGTACTGGGTGTACGGCGAGGACGATGCCGCCCACACCGTCCTCGCGGTGCACGGGTTCCGCGGCGAGCACCACGGACTCGAACCCGTCGTCGCCCACCTTCCCGGCGTCCGCGTGGTGATGCCCGACCTGCCCGGTTTCGGCGAGACACCCCCGCTGCCGGGACGGCGGCACGACCTCGCGGCGTACGCCGACTGGCTCATCGCGTTCGCCGCCGCCGCCGCGCCCGGGGCGGTCGTCATCGGCCACTCCTTCGGCTCGATCGTGGCATCGGCCGCCGTGGCGGGGGGACTGGCGACACCGCGACTGATCCTCATCAACCCGATCGGCGCCCCCGCTCTGGAAGGCCCGCGGGGAGTGTTCACCCGTCTCGCGATCTGGTACTACGACCTCGGTGCGCGCCTCCCGCGCCGTCTCGGCGAGGCGCTGCTGCGCAACCGCGTCATCGTGCGGGTCATGAGCCTGGCGATGGTCAAGACCCGTGACGCACCCCTGCGCCGCTTCGTCCATGCGCAACACGACGCCTACTTCTCGAGCTTCGCCGACCGCGACGTGCTGCGTGACGCGTTCGTGACCTCGGTGTCGAACGACGTGCGTGCGTTCGCGCCACGGATCGCGCAGCCGACCCTGCTGATCGCGGCGGTGCAGGACGACATCACCCCGATCGAGGCGGAGCGCCGCCTGGTCGAGCTCTTCGCCGACGCCGAACTGGTCGAGATCGATGGAGTCGGACACCTGATCCACTACGAGAAGCCGCTCGAGGCGGCATCCGCGATCAGGGGTTCTCTCGGGCCTTCCGCCGCCGGTACGCGTTGA
- a CDS encoding CGNR zinc finger domain-containing protein, whose protein sequence is MVFIHDTELSLRAAAALVNTLPRTGAGTADTLTDSAGLDAYLAEFAFTGAIVRDDAELQAMRRIRPRLRELWDLGRDDAVARVNAMLRDGDAQPQLVIHDDYDWHIHATPDDAPLATRVLVEAAMAFVDVIRADAYDRVRICAADDCAAVYVDFSKNGSKRYCDTGNCGNRMNVNAYRRRKARENP, encoded by the coding sequence ATGGTCTTCATCCATGACACGGAGCTGTCGCTGCGGGCCGCGGCGGCCCTCGTGAACACTCTCCCGCGCACCGGCGCGGGCACGGCGGACACTCTCACCGACAGCGCTGGCCTCGATGCGTACCTCGCGGAGTTCGCCTTCACCGGCGCGATCGTCCGCGACGACGCCGAGCTGCAGGCCATGCGGCGCATCCGACCTCGCCTCCGCGAGCTCTGGGACCTCGGGCGCGACGACGCGGTCGCTCGGGTGAACGCCATGCTGCGCGACGGCGACGCACAGCCGCAGCTGGTGATCCACGACGACTACGACTGGCACATCCACGCCACGCCCGACGACGCACCGCTGGCCACTCGGGTCCTCGTCGAGGCGGCGATGGCCTTCGTCGACGTCATCCGCGCCGACGCCTACGATCGCGTGCGCATCTGTGCGGCCGACGACTGTGCAGCGGTGTACGTCGACTTCTCGAAGAACGGCTCGAAGCGCTACTGCGACACCGGGAACTGCGGCAACCGCATGAACGTCAACGCGTACCGGCGGCGGAAGGCCCGAGAGAACCCCTGA
- a CDS encoding EamA family transporter → MTNPTAPLPIIPAPVADIPAAPVGRRRTLGIAMALASALAFSSSGPLVKPLLEDGWSLGAALLVRIGTAALVLSPFLVRAVLREKRFLQRHGGALVAFGVMPVVGCQLFYFSAMQRMPVAVALLIQYLAPVMLVIWVWARTRRRPSHTVLAGSVVAMVGLVLVVDIVGARFDFWGTLLALGAAVCTCVYFVMAERTGDTLPPLVLAAGGMVVATVCIALLLLTGILPFSAGPDPAAVLGIPLPPLIVLLWVGATTGLAYALGVCAVPRTGSRLASFLGLSEVLFALAFAWLLLAETPAGVQFVGGALILTGVVLVRLDADRGSRVRTRRVPAAAAASPAAGSPRP, encoded by the coding sequence ATGACGAATCCCACGGCGCCGCTGCCCATCATCCCAGCCCCCGTCGCCGACATCCCCGCCGCGCCCGTGGGGCGCCGGCGCACACTGGGAATCGCGATGGCGCTGGCATCCGCGCTCGCGTTCTCCTCGAGCGGCCCGCTGGTCAAGCCGCTCCTCGAGGACGGCTGGTCGCTCGGCGCGGCGCTGCTGGTGCGCATCGGCACCGCCGCACTCGTCCTCTCGCCGTTCCTCGTCCGGGCGGTTCTGCGCGAGAAGCGCTTCCTGCAGCGCCACGGGGGCGCGCTGGTGGCGTTCGGGGTCATGCCCGTCGTGGGATGCCAGCTGTTCTATTTCTCGGCGATGCAGCGGATGCCGGTGGCCGTGGCGCTGCTGATCCAGTACCTCGCTCCGGTCATGCTGGTCATCTGGGTCTGGGCACGCACCCGCCGCCGCCCCTCGCATACCGTGCTCGCGGGATCCGTGGTGGCGATGGTCGGGCTCGTGCTCGTCGTCGACATCGTCGGCGCGCGGTTCGACTTCTGGGGCACGCTGCTGGCGCTGGGCGCCGCCGTGTGCACCTGCGTCTACTTCGTGATGGCCGAGCGCACGGGCGACACGTTGCCGCCGCTCGTGCTCGCGGCAGGCGGCATGGTGGTCGCCACGGTGTGCATCGCTCTGTTGCTGCTCACCGGAATCCTCCCGTTCTCGGCCGGGCCCGACCCCGCGGCCGTGCTCGGGATCCCGCTTCCCCCGCTCATCGTGCTGCTGTGGGTCGGCGCCACGACGGGCCTCGCCTACGCCCTGGGCGTCTGCGCCGTTCCCCGGACCGGGTCGCGGTTGGCCTCGTTCCTCGGACTGTCCGAGGTGCTGTTCGCGCTCGCCTTCGCCTGGCTGCTCCTCGCCGAGACGCCCGCCGGGGTGCAGTTCGTCGGCGGTGCGCTCATCCTCACCGGCGTCGTGCTCGTCCGTCTCGATGCCGACCGCGGATCACGCGTCAGGACGCGTCGCGTCCCTGCCGCAGCAGCGGCTTCACCCGCTGCGGGATCACCTCGTCCATGA
- a CDS encoding Lrp/AsnC family transcriptional regulator has protein sequence MATNDQVDLALLEALADDPRATVVALSERLRMSRNTVQARMARLEQCGAFLSYERSISTRALGYPIEALVSVVLRQPDLPRIAAELATIPEVLQAQGLSGQVDLMVRVVARDTQHLFAIDAQILAIDGVERTETSLIMDEVIPQRVKPLLRQGRDAS, from the coding sequence ATGGCAACGAACGACCAGGTCGATCTGGCGCTCCTCGAGGCCTTGGCCGACGATCCCCGCGCCACCGTGGTGGCGTTGTCGGAGCGCCTCCGGATGTCGCGCAACACGGTGCAGGCGCGGATGGCGAGGCTCGAGCAGTGCGGTGCGTTCCTCTCCTACGAGCGGTCCATCTCGACCCGCGCCCTGGGCTATCCGATCGAGGCGCTCGTGAGCGTCGTCCTGCGCCAGCCGGACCTGCCGCGCATCGCCGCCGAGCTCGCCACGATCCCGGAGGTGCTGCAGGCGCAGGGCCTCAGCGGTCAGGTCGACCTGATGGTGCGCGTCGTCGCGCGCGACACGCAGCACCTGTTCGCCATCGATGCGCAGATCCTGGCGATCGACGGCGTGGAGCGCACCGAGACCTCGCTCATCATGGACGAGGTGATCCCGCAGCGGGTGAAGCCGCTGCTGCGGCAGGGACGCGACGCGTCCTGA
- a CDS encoding histidine phosphatase family protein: MTVLILVRHGETDWNRDRRIQGSTDIPLNDTGRGQAREVGVRLRQALAQPDRAVVASSDLVRAAETARLIAAELGTAAAPPAYPELRERGYGEAEGVGVEEFHARWGEWALAEVPGAEAWPAVRERALRGLRRAARDARMLRAPASVPLIVVAHGALIREVIRHATGDAFPAQGVRLANGSTHTFLLERERLSLMESPALMTD; this comes from the coding sequence GTGACCGTCCTGATTCTCGTACGCCACGGTGAGACCGACTGGAACCGCGACCGCCGGATCCAGGGTTCCACCGACATCCCCCTCAACGACACCGGACGGGGCCAAGCGCGGGAGGTCGGGGTGAGGCTCCGACAGGCCCTCGCGCAGCCCGACCGCGCAGTCGTCGCGTCGAGCGATCTCGTGCGCGCCGCCGAGACGGCTCGGCTGATCGCCGCGGAGCTGGGCACGGCCGCCGCCCCGCCCGCCTACCCGGAGCTGCGCGAGCGGGGCTACGGCGAGGCCGAGGGCGTCGGAGTCGAGGAGTTCCACGCCCGATGGGGCGAATGGGCCCTCGCCGAGGTGCCGGGCGCGGAGGCCTGGCCGGCGGTGCGCGAACGCGCGCTCCGGGGCCTGCGCCGCGCGGCGCGCGATGCGCGGATGCTGCGTGCACCCGCGTCGGTCCCGTTGATCGTCGTGGCGCACGGCGCGCTCATCCGCGAGGTGATCCGGCATGCCACCGGTGACGCGTTCCCGGCGCAGGGGGTGCGCCTGGCCAACGGCTCGACGCATACGTTCCTGCTCGAGCGCGAGCGACTGAGCCTCATGGAGTCGCCGGCTCTCATGACGGACTGA
- a CDS encoding Sir2 family NAD-dependent protein deacetylase, whose product MTPPDLAPPAGDEVQRAIDVLSGRRIAVLTGAGVSTDSGIPDYRGAGAPVRTPMTAQQFLASEDARRRYWVGSHLGWRAFAAARPNDGHVALADLENSGLVSGVVTQNVDGLHLRAGSRRVVELHGTMRRVFCLHCGQVFDRRDLAERVESDNPWISVPENVELGPDGDVLPSTSDGFVVPRCSVCAGTLKPDVVFFGEFVPREKFAEAEQLVRSSDALVVAGSSLVVNSGVRLVERARRRRLPVVIVNRGVTRSDAKATVKIDSGASEVLRAFASGLPPLG is encoded by the coding sequence GTGACGCCTCCCGACCTCGCTCCGCCCGCCGGCGACGAGGTGCAGCGCGCCATCGACGTCCTCTCGGGGCGGCGCATCGCGGTGCTGACCGGCGCCGGCGTCTCGACCGACTCCGGCATCCCCGACTACCGCGGCGCGGGTGCACCGGTGCGCACACCCATGACCGCGCAGCAGTTCCTCGCCAGCGAGGACGCGCGGCGTCGCTACTGGGTCGGCAGCCACCTGGGATGGCGCGCCTTCGCCGCAGCGCGGCCCAACGACGGCCACGTCGCCCTCGCCGACCTCGAGAATTCGGGGCTCGTCTCGGGTGTGGTGACGCAGAACGTCGACGGCCTGCACCTGCGGGCCGGAAGCCGCCGTGTCGTGGAGCTGCACGGAACGATGCGCCGGGTCTTCTGCCTCCACTGCGGCCAGGTGTTCGACCGTCGGGACCTCGCCGAGCGCGTCGAGTCGGACAACCCGTGGATCAGCGTCCCCGAGAACGTCGAGCTCGGTCCCGACGGCGACGTGCTCCCGTCGACCAGCGACGGGTTCGTGGTGCCGCGCTGCTCGGTCTGCGCCGGCACGCTCAAGCCCGACGTGGTGTTCTTCGGCGAGTTCGTCCCGCGCGAGAAGTTCGCCGAGGCGGAGCAGCTCGTGCGATCGAGCGACGCGCTCGTGGTCGCCGGCTCGTCACTCGTCGTGAACTCCGGCGTACGTCTCGTGGAGCGGGCTCGCCGCCGGCGCCTGCCGGTCGTCATCGTCAACAGGGGCGTCACGCGGTCGGATGCGAAGGCGACCGTCAAGATCGACAGCGGCGCCTCCGAGGTGCTCCGGGCCTTCGCATCGGGTCTGCCGCCGCTCGGCTGA
- a CDS encoding TrmH family RNA methyltransferase, with the protein MPVLRVEDASDPRLSDYRDLTDVALRRVIEPAGGLYIAESAKVIARAHRAGHRARSFLVQEKWLSEVEGLAGEAPVYVVSDAVAESVTGYAVHRGALAAMHRPAPASLAEVVADARLVLILEDIVDHTNVGAAFRAAAGLGADAVLVSDRCADPLYRRSVRVSMGTVFQVPWTRLPAWPDAAPLLREAGLHLAALALADDAVPLDVFAADRPERVALLMGTEGDGLSRRALEAADTIVTIPMSGGVDSLNVAAASAVALWALR; encoded by the coding sequence ATGCCCGTGCTCCGCGTCGAGGATGCGTCCGACCCCCGCCTGTCCGACTATCGCGACCTCACCGACGTCGCGCTGCGGCGGGTGATCGAGCCCGCCGGCGGTCTGTACATCGCCGAGTCGGCCAAGGTGATCGCGCGGGCGCACCGCGCCGGGCACCGGGCACGGTCGTTCCTCGTGCAGGAGAAGTGGCTGAGCGAGGTCGAGGGACTCGCCGGCGAGGCACCGGTGTACGTCGTCTCGGACGCCGTCGCCGAATCGGTGACGGGTTACGCCGTCCATCGCGGGGCGCTTGCGGCGATGCACCGTCCGGCTCCGGCATCCCTCGCCGAGGTCGTCGCCGACGCGCGCCTCGTGCTGATCCTGGAGGACATCGTCGACCACACCAACGTGGGGGCGGCCTTCCGCGCGGCCGCCGGCCTCGGCGCCGACGCGGTGCTGGTGAGCGATCGTTGCGCCGATCCGCTGTACCGCCGAAGCGTGCGGGTCAGCATGGGGACCGTGTTCCAGGTGCCGTGGACGCGCCTGCCCGCCTGGCCGGATGCGGCACCGCTGCTGCGCGAGGCGGGACTGCACCTGGCGGCTCTCGCCCTCGCGGACGACGCGGTGCCGCTGGACGTCTTCGCGGCCGACCGACCCGAACGCGTCGCGCTGCTGATGGGAACCGAGGGCGACGGTCTGAGCCGGCGTGCTCTTGAGGCGGCCGACACGATCGTGACGATCCCCATGTCCGGGGGAGTGGACTCTCTCAACGTCGCCGCTGCGAGCGCCGTGGCGCTGTGGGCGCTGCGCTGA